One Rubripirellula reticaptiva genomic region harbors:
- a CDS encoding PEP-CTERM sorting domain-containing protein (PEP-CTERM proteins occur, often in large numbers, in the proteomes of bacteria that also encode an exosortase, a predicted intramembrane cysteine proteinase. The presence of a PEP-CTERM domain at a protein's C-terminus predicts cleavage within the sorting domain, followed by covalent anchoring to some some component of the (usually Gram-negative) cell surface. Many PEP-CTERM proteins exhibit an unusual sequence composition that includes large numbers of potential glycosylation sites. Expression of one such protein has been shown restore the ability of a bacterium to form floc, a type of biofilm.), translating into MFFKYRHIALILCFSLGFPSISIADFVLHFVNSDDEIVTALNVNPGESVSFKLILTQTNSETRLSDEGLNLFDASITSNNLLFGTPTGISLDAAFSESLLGASTFSAEDYEFHGTAPVLSPDSAVTPNFFSTPTLLIHDSILLGTGTYLVDSMATGTATLTAAGIPFDIFPSFVLAADNPVFATQFNPTPAMLTLQANAVPEPSSAVLIGLAIAVGGLRLRRRRV; encoded by the coding sequence ATGTTTTTCAAATACAGACACATCGCCTTAATCCTTTGCTTTTCATTAGGATTCCCGTCGATTTCAATAGCAGATTTCGTTCTCCATTTCGTGAATAGCGATGACGAGATTGTTACCGCATTAAACGTAAATCCGGGAGAGTCTGTTTCGTTCAAGCTGATACTCACACAAACCAACTCTGAGACGCGTCTAAGCGATGAAGGGCTTAACCTTTTTGACGCGTCCATTACTTCCAACAACCTGTTGTTTGGTACCCCAACTGGAATCTCGCTTGACGCGGCATTTTCTGAAAGCTTGCTTGGCGCGTCAACGTTCTCAGCGGAAGACTATGAGTTTCATGGCACTGCCCCAGTCCTAAGTCCTGACTCTGCAGTGACCCCAAACTTTTTTTCAACGCCGACGTTACTAATTCATGACTCAATTCTATTGGGAACGGGCACTTATCTAGTCGATTCAATGGCCACAGGTACGGCAACGCTTACGGCTGCCGGGATCCCATTCGACATCTTCCCCTCCTTTGTTCTTGCTGCCGACAATCCAGTGTTCGCCACTCAGTTCAACCCGACACCCGCAATGCTCACCCTTCAGGCCAACGCCGTTCCCGAGCCTTCGTCTGCCGTTTTGATAGGGCTAGCGATTGCGGTGGGCGGGCTTCGATTGCGTCGACGTCGGGTTTAG
- a CDS encoding beta strand repeat-containing protein — protein MPHQRKRTRSARPRSVRPRSARSLGVEQLESRRLLASDFGDEPLYYEGFPNSPQQTDELVYGPNFPNVQTYRANGRFTATATDGGGFTFGDPITLTWGFVNDGTTLPGGFVSGEVTSPSNLISFLGDIYGVSTNDTNYQDEPWFPLIQSVFDRWGELSSITYVYEPNDDGATFPSTPGSLGVRADIRIGGHTLDGNSNVLAYNVSPNFGDMVIDTDDSVYNNISTNSRRLRTIVAHEHGHGLGLNHVESNNAAFLLEPFLNVAFDGPQLDDIYGVQSLYGDALEPNDSIAEATSLGVIAVGSSVSLGSDANDTVVDISDTDFLTVDRQTDTDLFAFTTEAAADVTVTLTPVGPTYNEGPQGGSQSAYNLQTRGDLTLELLDASGVVISTSNVAGLGGTESINLVLPQSGTYHAAVTSDSTFAQFYELSINVEATPAVNIASNFGGTNLREGGSAESYQIFLGTTPEGAVEVTATADDQLEISLDAVLFSTSLNLTLADTTPVTVFVRALDDNVSEGVHTGTIEHQITATMDGTDYPLSRTIASLQPSIDDNELGNWLSAEPLAGQVFETIGNEGSLDDANDVRYFNFELLEGETLAVRAEPDSNETLVLEWVGVSAAATAASPGSPVILTSQVAPATGSYQLKVTASGATQFTMDAWRNTILEKLNGDTSPLSPLPLVAGLGLIDGTASNASIYGIIGNSDAVPGTTIELVQRNAPTEFVDLTQLPASNSFMLNNNSTLSTSISVGNDVFPAGTWKMHDNGSLTPTTGFTIPLLQDNTSIPNSGIVTAMMPFWDELDASLIYYDEILIDGIPAFVAQWQDRPHRSFGGAVTFQVQVFDDGPVLAKYAYKDVSFGNVAVDGGASATVGFQANGTTAVALSTNSPSLSDGDVVDVQFALEPDVDVYSIDWTGKAGTKVDLILDGLGSESYAAEELQIIGPDGSTVLATAVNDAVASGVATDHDLAILGFVVPTDGVYFVRLSAALQSEYAMTVAESTVIDTEPNEGPAALRTIPSEGHVIGSLDANSDVQDRYSVSLAAGETLLVRTATPLDQFASVNNTLDPGLTIIAPDQVTVVAEDADSVDGKNAEVVFTAGSAGVYTVATQAASGAGDYQLAVAIVDEVTVDLPIGTSNDVTVKLNGTDVEVLDNHNGGAVLATAPLSSSLSLTINGGNLDDVVTIDYSDGFFRFPSGISFADPAGTDRLIIKGTGGSLATYQSTGNTLGNASVLIQEGSLQSTITFTGVEPLDVTEMSAFDADGTLNVGIDTLTIGSTTASLGAIALLGITESAGTIVASNGLLVANGESVTGFGTIDTPNDIAFQVLINGSIDGASSTRPITLPGYIQGVGSLNHVSVTGTYSPGASAAQVINGSVSYAAGSDLVLEIGGTTPGSSGFDQIVHTGTASLAGNLKVELINSFAPAIGDSFTIITSTDGIGGTFAVETLPALSAGLGWDVSYSTNSVRLDVIGIDETPPTITDVKIASSSWSPTFKSFVDPIDSDGLPLPGADQLKNLTWSNLDTIIVEFSENVQQSDGSDINLGNLSLAGVNILDYEAFPGLIAVYTDGGGAGPFKLTLQLDSAAVFDAEKLLLTINDTVQDASGNLLDGEWTNSVSMVSGDATAGGDFAFRIDVLPGDTTGDDFLLGNDTDTVAMVQFTFAGGPSYDPFTDINGDGFLLGDDTDTVASVQFSFLPFGNPVAPPEAPSPSPLLASTSSSLRLLSEEGSDESWANSVDATLNELF, from the coding sequence TTGCCGCACCAAAGAAAACGCACTCGTTCAGCACGCCCCCGTTCAGTTCGACCTCGTTCAGCTCGATCGCTAGGTGTCGAACAACTTGAATCGCGAAGACTGCTTGCCAGCGATTTTGGTGATGAACCACTCTACTACGAGGGTTTTCCAAATTCTCCCCAACAGACTGACGAGTTAGTTTACGGGCCGAATTTCCCGAACGTCCAAACATATCGTGCCAACGGCCGATTTACTGCGACGGCCACCGACGGTGGCGGCTTCACATTCGGCGACCCAATTACGTTGACTTGGGGATTTGTCAACGACGGAACAACGCTCCCCGGCGGATTCGTTTCAGGAGAAGTCACGTCACCAAGCAACCTAATTTCGTTCCTTGGGGATATTTACGGGGTTAGTACAAACGACACGAACTATCAAGACGAACCTTGGTTTCCTCTGATCCAATCCGTGTTTGATCGCTGGGGAGAACTATCCAGCATCACGTATGTATACGAGCCCAACGACGACGGCGCGACATTTCCCAGCACACCTGGCAGCCTAGGGGTTCGCGCAGATATCCGAATTGGTGGTCACACGCTCGATGGCAACTCAAACGTACTTGCCTACAACGTCAGTCCGAATTTCGGTGACATGGTAATCGACACCGACGATTCGGTTTACAACAACATTTCGACGAATTCGCGACGTTTAAGAACCATCGTTGCTCATGAACATGGACACGGGCTTGGACTCAATCACGTCGAATCGAACAATGCTGCCTTTCTGTTAGAGCCATTCCTCAACGTTGCGTTTGACGGTCCACAACTCGATGACATCTACGGCGTCCAGAGTCTTTACGGTGACGCACTCGAACCCAACGATTCGATTGCCGAGGCGACTAGTTTAGGTGTGATCGCCGTCGGATCATCTGTCAGCCTCGGCAGTGACGCGAACGATACGGTCGTCGACATTTCGGATACTGACTTCTTAACTGTGGACAGACAAACCGACACCGACCTGTTCGCATTCACTACCGAAGCGGCCGCAGATGTCACCGTCACGTTGACTCCCGTAGGGCCGACCTACAACGAAGGCCCTCAAGGCGGAAGTCAGTCGGCCTACAACTTGCAAACTCGCGGCGACCTTACGCTAGAACTGCTTGATGCGAGCGGCGTGGTGATCTCAACCAGTAACGTGGCCGGCCTCGGTGGCACCGAGTCGATTAACTTGGTCCTGCCGCAATCGGGTACGTATCACGCTGCGGTCACGAGCGACTCTACTTTTGCCCAGTTCTACGAACTGTCGATCAATGTTGAGGCGACCCCGGCTGTGAATATCGCTTCAAATTTTGGTGGAACGAATCTACGCGAGGGTGGTAGCGCCGAATCCTATCAAATTTTTCTCGGCACCACTCCCGAAGGTGCTGTTGAGGTAACGGCTACGGCCGACGATCAGCTCGAGATCAGCTTAGACGCAGTCCTGTTCTCTACGTCGTTGAATTTGACGCTAGCCGATACGACGCCCGTCACGGTTTTCGTACGAGCTCTTGATGACAACGTTTCCGAAGGTGTTCATACGGGGACGATCGAGCACCAGATCACCGCCACCATGGATGGAACAGACTATCCGCTTTCCCGCACGATCGCTTCATTACAGCCGAGTATCGATGACAACGAACTTGGCAACTGGCTGTCCGCCGAGCCTCTTGCGGGTCAAGTCTTTGAGACCATTGGAAACGAGGGTTCACTTGACGATGCGAACGACGTTCGCTACTTCAACTTCGAACTCCTGGAAGGGGAAACCTTAGCAGTACGTGCCGAACCCGATTCGAATGAAACCTTGGTCTTGGAGTGGGTGGGAGTCTCAGCCGCGGCAACAGCAGCTTCACCTGGTTCGCCCGTTATCTTGACTTCGCAAGTCGCGCCAGCGACCGGCTCATACCAGTTGAAAGTTACTGCGAGTGGCGCGACGCAGTTCACGATGGACGCTTGGCGAAACACAATTTTGGAAAAGCTGAATGGTGATACGAGTCCTCTTAGTCCGCTGCCGCTTGTAGCGGGCTTGGGGTTGATCGACGGGACCGCCAGCAACGCTTCTATCTATGGAATCATCGGGAATTCAGACGCAGTGCCGGGGACCACCATCGAACTGGTCCAGAGAAATGCCCCGACCGAATTTGTTGACCTTACACAATTGCCTGCATCGAACTCGTTCATGCTCAACAACAACTCGACTTTGAGCACGAGTATTTCAGTGGGCAACGATGTCTTCCCGGCAGGAACTTGGAAGATGCATGACAATGGCAGCTTGACTCCGACAACTGGATTCACGATTCCATTGCTACAAGACAACACATCGATCCCGAACTCTGGCATTGTGACTGCGATGATGCCGTTCTGGGACGAACTTGATGCAAGCCTGATCTACTACGACGAAATTCTGATCGACGGTATTCCTGCGTTCGTTGCCCAGTGGCAAGACCGGCCCCATCGTAGCTTTGGAGGGGCTGTCACGTTTCAGGTTCAAGTTTTTGATGACGGACCTGTGTTAGCGAAATACGCCTACAAAGACGTATCGTTTGGCAACGTTGCAGTTGACGGGGGAGCTTCGGCGACCGTCGGTTTTCAAGCCAATGGCACGACCGCGGTGGCCCTTAGCACAAACTCGCCGTCGCTTTCTGATGGCGATGTCGTGGATGTCCAATTTGCCCTCGAGCCAGATGTGGACGTTTACTCAATCGACTGGACAGGCAAAGCGGGCACCAAGGTCGACCTAATTCTGGATGGACTTGGCAGCGAAAGCTACGCGGCGGAAGAGTTGCAAATCATCGGTCCGGATGGATCAACGGTGTTAGCAACGGCCGTAAACGATGCAGTGGCCTCTGGTGTTGCGACCGACCATGATTTGGCCATCTTGGGATTCGTTGTGCCGACCGACGGAGTCTATTTTGTTCGGCTCAGCGCAGCCTTGCAGTCCGAATATGCAATGACTGTTGCTGAATCAACCGTCATTGATACCGAGCCAAACGAAGGACCAGCAGCACTACGAACAATCCCCAGCGAAGGACATGTGATCGGGTCGCTCGACGCGAATTCAGACGTTCAGGATCGGTACTCAGTTTCGCTTGCCGCAGGTGAGACTCTGCTGGTTCGAACCGCAACGCCACTCGACCAGTTTGCATCGGTGAACAACACGCTGGACCCAGGATTGACGATCATTGCACCGGATCAGGTGACCGTAGTTGCCGAAGACGCCGACTCAGTCGACGGAAAGAACGCAGAAGTTGTATTCACGGCTGGCTCGGCAGGCGTGTACACCGTTGCAACGCAAGCGGCCAGCGGAGCGGGCGACTATCAGTTGGCGGTCGCGATTGTCGACGAAGTAACCGTTGACTTGCCCATCGGCACGAGCAATGACGTGACGGTCAAACTCAACGGCACCGACGTCGAGGTGCTAGACAATCATAATGGTGGAGCTGTCTTGGCAACCGCTCCGTTGTCTTCGTCCCTTTCGCTGACAATCAACGGCGGCAACTTGGACGATGTAGTGACGATCGACTATTCCGACGGCTTCTTTCGGTTCCCGAGTGGAATCAGTTTTGCGGATCCGGCCGGAACAGATCGCTTGATCATCAAGGGTACCGGCGGCTCGCTGGCCACGTACCAGTCGACCGGCAACACACTCGGCAACGCTAGCGTCTTGATACAAGAAGGATCGCTGCAAAGTACGATCACGTTCACCGGAGTCGAGCCGTTGGATGTGACCGAAATGAGTGCATTCGATGCTGACGGTACATTGAATGTTGGTATCGATACCCTAACGATTGGATCTACCACTGCGTCACTCGGGGCGATTGCGTTACTAGGCATCACCGAGAGTGCCGGCACCATTGTCGCCAGCAATGGCTTGTTGGTTGCCAACGGAGAGAGCGTCACAGGATTTGGAACGATTGACACCCCCAACGACATCGCATTCCAGGTGTTGATCAATGGTTCGATTGACGGTGCCAGTTCAACTCGTCCCATCACTTTGCCAGGCTACATCCAGGGCGTTGGGTCGCTGAACCATGTCAGTGTCACTGGCACTTATAGCCCTGGCGCTAGTGCTGCGCAAGTCATCAATGGCAGCGTAAGCTACGCAGCGGGCTCGGACTTGGTGTTAGAAATTGGCGGAACGACGCCCGGCAGCAGCGGGTTTGACCAAATCGTTCACACCGGGACCGCCTCACTTGCCGGCAATCTAAAAGTCGAACTGATCAACAGCTTTGCACCCGCGATAGGCGACTCGTTCACAATCATCACGTCGACCGATGGGATCGGCGGCACATTTGCAGTCGAAACGCTGCCAGCCCTATCCGCAGGCCTGGGCTGGGACGTCTCGTATTCCACGAACTCAGTGCGTCTAGATGTGATCGGCATCGACGAAACTCCGCCAACGATTACGGATGTGAAAATTGCTTCGTCGTCATGGTCGCCAACCTTCAAGTCTTTCGTTGATCCGATCGACTCCGACGGGCTGCCACTTCCCGGCGCTGATCAGCTCAAGAATTTGACTTGGTCTAATCTGGATACGATCATCGTTGAATTCAGCGAGAACGTTCAGCAGTCTGACGGATCGGACATCAACCTCGGCAACCTTTCGCTAGCGGGTGTCAACATCCTGGACTACGAAGCTTTTCCGGGCTTAATTGCAGTCTACACCGATGGTGGCGGAGCAGGGCCGTTTAAGCTGACCCTCCAACTCGACAGCGCTGCAGTGTTTGACGCCGAGAAGTTACTGTTGACGATTAACGATACGGTCCAGGACGCAAGCGGGAATTTGCTCGATGGCGAATGGACGAACTCGGTCAGCATGGTGTCGGGCGACGCGACTGCCGGAGGCGACTTTGCCTTTCGCATCGATGTGCTTCCGGGTGACACCACGGGCGACGACTTCTTGCTTGGAAATGACACCGATACAGTGGCCATGGTTCAGTTCACGTTTGCGGGTGGCCCCAGCTACGACCCGTTCACTGACATCAATGGTGACGGTTTCCTGTTGGGCGACGATACGGACACGGTAGCATCGGTACAGTTCAGCTTCCTGCCTTTCGGTAACCCGGTTGCTCCGCCGGAAGCCCCAAGCCCAAGTCCGTTGTTGGCTTCAACTTCTTCTTCGTTACGGCTACTCAGCGAAGAAGGGTCCGATGAAAGTTGGGCCAATTCAGTAGACGCCACGCTAAATGAACTTTTTTGA
- the rimI gene encoding ribosomal protein S18-alanine N-acetyltransferase produces MIRRDMPAVLGIENKSFEFAWTEDDFIRCLRQRNCIGMVAEEDDKVVGFMIYELHKNRLHILNFAVGADSRRSGVGFAMIGKLLGKLSQERRNRIMLEVRETNLVAQLFFKKIGFRAVSVLRDFYEDTDEDAYLMQYRYQASAEELAEPHNRISRLAG; encoded by the coding sequence ATGATCCGCCGGGATATGCCGGCAGTGTTGGGGATCGAAAACAAGAGTTTCGAGTTTGCATGGACAGAGGATGATTTCATCCGCTGCCTCCGCCAACGGAACTGCATCGGGATGGTAGCCGAAGAAGACGACAAGGTGGTCGGCTTCATGATTTATGAGCTGCACAAGAACCGCTTGCATATCTTGAACTTTGCTGTCGGTGCCGACAGTCGTCGCTCGGGCGTCGGGTTCGCAATGATCGGAAAGCTGTTGGGCAAGTTGTCCCAAGAACGTCGCAACCGAATCATGTTGGAAGTCCGTGAAACGAACCTCGTTGCACAATTATTTTTCAAAAAGATTGGCTTCCGCGCCGTCTCGGTTTTGCGTGACTTCTATGAAGACACCGATGAAGACGCCTACTTGATGCAATACCGCTATCAGGCCAGCGCCGAAGAACTCGCCGAGCCCCACAACCGCATCTCGCGGCTGGCCGGTTAA
- a CDS encoding sulfatase/phosphatase domain-containing protein has protein sequence MNRFLIGFAAFLLLTGLTDAKQPNILFVFSDDHALQSIGAYGSTINQTPNLDRIAKEGAVFRNSFCANSICGPSRACILTGKHSHINGFLHNGNRFDGSQMTFPKLMQEVGYQTAIIGKWHLSSDPVGFDHWEVLPGQGNYYNPDLLQMDGSRKRFDGYCTDIITEHTLKWLKEDRDPDKPFIMMCQHKAPHRNWSPPPRYYSLYDDTTIPEPDTLFDDYSGRSDLLKENEMTIANHMHWGHDMKFHGENQFPDHFADLHKNAEYGRMTADQKAAWDAAYEPKNQAFIAKMKAGGFTDREVTQWKYQRYIKDYLRCIQAVDDSMGSLLAYLDESGIADDTIVIYSSDQGFYLGEHGWYDKRWMFEESLRMPFLVRWPGVINPGVDSTAMIQNIDYAPTFLEIAGAEVPAEIQGRSMVEMMKNQGKPSASWRDAIYYAYYENAASHNVPIHDGVRTDRYKLMFFPRTRQWNLFDLETDPLEMASVHDSEAYADVLAGMQKRYRDLRQFYDVNTAIIPATRNEEKRWAERHQEMNRQAKQGDVDLAFIGDSITQGWEGAGKEVWEKYYGNRKTINLGIGGDRTEHVIWRLTHGNLSKIKPQVAVLMIGTNNTGHLDQDPAQVAAGVQEILNILAERLPDTKVVLQGIFPRGNGPLDLKRLNNIAINEMIRKMADGDRVQFLEIGDQFVESDGTIDPKIMPDKLHLSPEGYERWAKALEPTLIELGL, from the coding sequence GTGAATCGTTTCTTGATCGGCTTTGCCGCGTTTCTGCTGCTGACTGGCCTGACCGACGCCAAACAGCCCAATATTCTGTTCGTATTTTCGGATGATCATGCGTTACAGTCCATTGGCGCCTACGGGTCGACGATCAATCAGACACCGAACCTAGACCGGATCGCCAAAGAAGGCGCCGTGTTTCGCAACTCGTTTTGCGCCAATTCGATCTGCGGGCCGTCGCGGGCTTGCATCCTGACAGGTAAGCACTCGCACATCAACGGATTTCTACACAACGGAAACCGGTTCGACGGTTCGCAGATGACGTTTCCGAAATTGATGCAAGAGGTTGGTTACCAAACCGCGATCATCGGCAAATGGCATCTCAGCAGCGATCCAGTTGGCTTCGATCACTGGGAAGTTTTGCCTGGCCAAGGCAACTACTACAATCCGGACCTGCTGCAGATGGACGGCAGTCGCAAACGATTCGACGGCTACTGCACCGACATCATCACCGAGCACACATTGAAGTGGCTCAAGGAAGATCGCGACCCCGACAAGCCCTTCATCATGATGTGCCAACACAAGGCACCGCACCGCAACTGGTCACCGCCACCACGCTACTACTCGCTTTACGACGACACCACGATTCCCGAACCGGACACTCTATTCGACGATTACAGTGGGCGCAGCGACTTGCTGAAAGAGAACGAAATGACGATCGCCAATCACATGCATTGGGGACACGACATGAAGTTTCACGGTGAAAACCAGTTTCCCGACCACTTTGCCGATCTGCACAAGAACGCTGAATACGGTCGCATGACAGCGGACCAGAAAGCCGCTTGGGACGCGGCGTACGAGCCCAAGAACCAAGCCTTCATTGCCAAAATGAAAGCCGGCGGATTCACCGATCGCGAAGTCACTCAGTGGAAGTACCAGCGATACATCAAGGACTATCTGCGATGCATTCAAGCCGTTGACGATTCGATGGGCAGCCTGCTAGCGTACTTGGACGAATCTGGAATAGCCGACGATACGATCGTGATCTACAGCAGCGACCAAGGATTCTACCTAGGTGAACATGGCTGGTACGACAAACGATGGATGTTCGAGGAATCACTACGAATGCCATTTTTGGTTCGTTGGCCTGGCGTGATCAACCCCGGCGTCGACTCGACCGCAATGATCCAAAACATTGACTATGCGCCGACGTTCTTGGAAATCGCCGGAGCCGAAGTGCCGGCCGAAATTCAGGGCCGCAGCATGGTCGAAATGATGAAGAACCAAGGCAAACCGTCGGCCAGTTGGCGAGACGCCATCTACTATGCGTATTACGAAAACGCAGCCTCCCACAATGTGCCGATTCACGACGGAGTTCGCACGGATCGGTACAAGCTGATGTTCTTCCCGCGGACTCGACAGTGGAATTTGTTCGACTTGGAAACTGATCCGCTGGAAATGGCGAGCGTTCACGACAGCGAAGCTTATGCGGATGTCTTGGCAGGAATGCAAAAACGGTATCGCGATCTTCGCCAGTTCTATGACGTAAACACTGCCATCATCCCGGCCACTCGCAACGAAGAGAAACGGTGGGCCGAGCGTCATCAGGAAATGAACCGTCAAGCCAAGCAGGGCGATGTCGATTTGGCCTTCATCGGGGACTCGATCACTCAGGGCTGGGAAGGCGCAGGCAAGGAAGTCTGGGAGAAATATTACGGCAATCGAAAAACGATTAATTTAGGCATCGGTGGCGACCGGACCGAGCATGTCATATGGCGACTAACGCACGGCAACCTAAGCAAAATCAAACCCCAAGTTGCCGTGCTGATGATTGGCACGAACAACACAGGACACTTGGACCAAGACCCTGCACAAGTTGCCGCAGGCGTTCAAGAGATTCTGAACATCCTGGCTGAAAGGTTGCCGGATACGAAGGTCGTGTTGCAAGGGATCTTCCCTCGCGGCAATGGCCCACTGGACCTGAAGCGGCTCAACAACATTGCGATCAACGAAATGATCCGCAAGATGGCCGACGGTGATCGAGTGCAGTTCCTAGAAATTGGCGATCAGTTTGTCGAGTCCGATGGGACGATCGATCCAAAGATCATGCCAGACAAACTGCACCTGTCGCCCGAAGGTTATGAGCGATGGGCAAAAGCACTTGAGCCAACGTTGATTGAACTGGGCCTTTAA